One stretch of Streptomyces sp. R21 DNA includes these proteins:
- a CDS encoding amidohydrolase family protein: MTELSAPLSIPTIDVHAHLLLPEVEEAVAGRAGLTAAQGLDARRNGPAALTVNGPMVGARIPKLTDASVRLTAMDAQGVDIQLVSPSPSHYHYWADPQLAEQVCLLANEETAAHCAKAPDRLHGLGLIPLQHPHLAVELLDHAVEQGLRGVEISSHAPGPGGTREVELSDPRLAPFWAHAQESGALVFLHPFGCTLDERLDQWYLSNTVGQPTENAIALSHLIFSGVLDRHPGLKLIAAHGGGYLPTHIGRSDHAWRVRPDARGCAREPSSYLKRLYFDSLVHDPYVLRELVRAAGPDRVLLGSDFPFDMGREDPLDALRAADLPDPDFHALRGGNAAALLRKD, encoded by the coding sequence GTGACCGAACTGTCCGCCCCCTTGTCGATACCGACGATCGACGTCCACGCCCATCTCCTGCTCCCGGAGGTCGAGGAGGCCGTCGCCGGTCGGGCCGGCCTCACCGCGGCCCAGGGCCTCGACGCCCGCCGCAACGGCCCGGCGGCCCTGACCGTGAACGGCCCCATGGTCGGCGCGCGCATACCGAAGCTCACGGACGCCAGTGTGCGCCTGACAGCCATGGACGCGCAGGGCGTGGACATCCAGCTGGTCAGCCCGTCCCCGTCGCACTACCACTACTGGGCCGATCCCCAACTGGCAGAGCAGGTGTGTCTGTTGGCCAACGAGGAAACCGCCGCACACTGCGCCAAGGCCCCCGACCGGCTGCACGGCCTCGGCCTGATCCCGCTCCAACATCCCCACCTCGCGGTCGAGTTGCTCGATCACGCAGTGGAACAGGGGCTGCGGGGCGTGGAGATCTCCTCGCACGCCCCGGGGCCGGGCGGGACCCGGGAGGTGGAGCTCTCCGACCCGCGCCTCGCACCCTTCTGGGCGCACGCGCAGGAGAGCGGCGCCCTGGTCTTCCTGCACCCTTTCGGCTGCACCCTCGACGAACGCCTTGACCAGTGGTACCTGTCCAACACCGTCGGCCAGCCCACCGAGAACGCGATCGCCCTCTCCCACCTGATCTTCTCCGGCGTCCTGGACCGCCATCCGGGCCTGAAGCTGATCGCGGCGCACGGCGGCGGCTATCTGCCCACGCACATCGGCCGCTCCGACCACGCCTGGCGGGTCCGCCCCGACGCCCGGGGCTGCGCACGGGAGCCCAGCAGCTACCTGAAGCGGCTGTACTTCGACTCCCTCGTCCACGACCCGTACGTCCTGCGGGAGTTGGTCCGGGCCGCCGGTCCGGACCGGGTCCTGCTCGGCTCCGACTTCCCCTTCGACATGGGCAGGGAAGACCCGCTGGACGCGCTGCGTGCCGCGGACCTGCCCGACCCCGACTTCCACGCCCTACGAGGCGGCAACGCCGCCGCCCTCCTCCGGAAGGACTGA
- a CDS encoding fumarylacetoacetate hydrolase family protein, which translates to MRFATYEHQNRHHVAVVEEDGTLFPLPGVRSLTGLLAEGGGLPGLLDAGSVTPDIPAGPHVSEVRLLPPLQPPTVRDFVTFEEHVEGVRRSVDGSAGVPEQWYAAPTFYFTNPYAVHGPHDDIPVPPGSSMLDFELEVAAVIGREGRDLTPEQARDHIIGYTVFNDWSARDLQSAEMKVGLGPCKGKDTATTLGPYLVTADELEKYRDGDGFLRLGLTASVNGEVVGKDLLSNMSWTFEEMVAYASRGTTVRPGDILGSGTCGNGGCLAELWGVRGRQDPPPLKPGDTVTLTVEGVGSVSNTVVAGPEPVPVPAARRRSRERP; encoded by the coding sequence ATGCGTTTCGCCACGTACGAGCACCAGAACCGACACCATGTGGCCGTCGTCGAAGAGGACGGCACGCTTTTCCCCCTGCCCGGCGTCCGCTCGCTGACCGGCCTGCTCGCCGAGGGCGGCGGCCTGCCCGGACTGCTCGACGCAGGCTCCGTGACACCGGACATCCCGGCCGGGCCGCACGTCTCCGAGGTGCGGCTGCTGCCGCCGCTCCAACCGCCCACCGTGCGGGACTTCGTCACCTTCGAGGAACACGTCGAGGGCGTACGACGGTCCGTGGACGGCTCCGCCGGAGTGCCGGAGCAGTGGTACGCGGCCCCGACGTTCTACTTCACCAACCCCTACGCCGTCCACGGCCCGCACGACGACATCCCCGTGCCGCCGGGATCGAGCATGCTCGATTTCGAACTCGAAGTCGCCGCCGTCATCGGCCGTGAGGGCCGTGACCTCACCCCCGAGCAGGCCCGCGACCACATCATCGGCTACACCGTCTTCAACGACTGGTCAGCCCGCGACCTGCAGTCGGCGGAGATGAAGGTGGGCCTCGGACCGTGCAAGGGCAAGGACACCGCCACCACGCTGGGCCCGTACCTGGTCACCGCCGACGAGCTGGAGAAGTACCGCGACGGGGACGGCTTCCTGCGGCTCGGTCTCACCGCCTCGGTGAACGGCGAGGTCGTCGGCAAGGACCTGCTGTCCAACATGAGTTGGACCTTCGAGGAGATGGTCGCGTACGCCTCGCGCGGGACCACCGTCCGCCCCGGTGACATCCTCGGTTCCGGGACCTGCGGCAACGGTGGCTGCCTCGCCGAGCTCTGGGGCGTACGTGGCCGACAGGACCCGCCGCCGCTGAAACCCGGCGACACGGTCACGCTCACCGTGGAAGGCGTCGGCTCCGTCTCCAACACCGTGGTCGCCGGACCTGAGCCGGTGCCGGTCCCGGCCGCCCGGCGCCGCTCGCGGGAGCGGCCGTGA
- the hemC gene encoding hydroxymethylbilane synthase: MSAPELIRIVSRDSPMALAQVERVRTELAALHPGIRTEVVPVKTTGDKWMGDLAQVEGKGAFTKEVDAALLAGQADLAVHCVKDVPADRPLPAGTVFAAFLKRDDIRDALIHPDGLTLDQLPAGTRIGTSSVRRIAQLAASYPHLRCVPMRGNANRRLDKLAAGEADALLLAVSGLERIDRTDVITEILSPDTMVPPIGAGVLALQCREGDTDLIDTVSGLGDPDTYREATAERMFLHVLQGHCNSPIAGYAKAERNGDLSLRACVFTPDGKTVLNAHEWAGPLDPATLGTSVAVTLLRQGARSLIDSIAH; encoded by the coding sequence ATGTCCGCCCCTGAGCTGATCCGCATCGTCTCCCGTGACTCGCCCATGGCGCTTGCCCAGGTGGAGCGCGTGCGCACCGAACTGGCCGCGCTCCACCCCGGCATCCGCACCGAGGTCGTGCCGGTGAAGACGACCGGTGACAAGTGGATGGGCGACCTCGCCCAGGTGGAGGGGAAGGGCGCGTTCACCAAGGAAGTCGACGCCGCGCTGCTCGCCGGACAGGCGGACCTGGCGGTGCACTGCGTCAAGGACGTGCCCGCCGACCGGCCGCTGCCCGCCGGCACGGTCTTCGCCGCGTTCCTCAAACGCGACGACATCCGCGACGCCCTCATCCACCCCGACGGCCTCACCCTCGATCAACTCCCGGCCGGCACCCGCATCGGCACCTCCTCGGTGCGGCGCATCGCCCAGCTCGCCGCCTCCTATCCCCACCTGCGGTGCGTCCCCATGCGCGGCAACGCCAACCGACGCCTGGACAAACTCGCCGCCGGCGAAGCCGACGCCCTGCTGCTGGCCGTCTCCGGCCTGGAACGCATCGACCGCACCGATGTGATCACCGAGATCCTGTCGCCGGACACGATGGTCCCGCCGATCGGCGCCGGCGTCCTCGCGCTGCAATGCCGCGAAGGCGACACCGACCTGATCGACACCGTCAGCGGCCTCGGCGACCCCGACACCTACCGCGAGGCCACCGCGGAGCGCATGTTCCTCCACGTTCTCCAGGGCCACTGCAACAGCCCGATCGCCGGGTACGCGAAGGCCGAACGCAACGGCGACCTGTCCCTGCGCGCCTGCGTGTTCACCCCCGACGGCAAGACCGTCCTCAACGCCCACGAGTGGGCCGGACCCCTCGATCCGGCGACCCTCGGCACGTCCGTCGCGGTCACCCTGCTGCGCCAGGGGGCACGCAGCCTGATCGACTCGATCGCCCACTGA
- a CDS encoding VOC family protein, whose translation MRLLTHLRHVDLAVPDYDKQLDFYAGVWGLTKVAEDSGISFLAAEGSPEQYVVRLRQADEKRLDLVSYGAASAADVDTLAEQLLSSGVQLISQPGKADTPGGGYGFRFFDVDGRTIEVLADVEVRQHRRIEEKEAIPVKLSHVVLNSPDLNRTREWYERHLGFALSDTLSSPHMGEVMHFMRISNQHHSMAIAQGPHTALHHVSFEMRGLDEYMRGSGRVMRAGFQKVWGPGRHMAGDNTFTYFLDPHGNTVEYTTELEVLDEDTWHPHVYDFSKPEVTDQWGTANPMNELIAKESFNDVDRGVFIAPPV comes from the coding sequence ATGCGTCTGCTCACCCACCTGCGGCACGTCGACCTCGCCGTGCCCGACTACGACAAGCAGCTCGACTTCTACGCCGGAGTCTGGGGCCTGACCAAGGTCGCCGAGGACTCCGGCATCTCCTTCCTGGCCGCCGAGGGCTCGCCCGAGCAGTACGTCGTACGGCTACGGCAGGCCGACGAGAAGCGCCTCGACCTGGTCTCCTACGGGGCCGCGAGCGCGGCGGACGTGGACACGCTCGCCGAGCAACTCCTCTCCAGTGGCGTCCAGTTGATCTCCCAGCCGGGCAAGGCGGACACACCCGGCGGCGGCTACGGCTTCCGCTTCTTCGACGTCGACGGCCGCACCATCGAAGTCCTGGCCGACGTCGAGGTTCGCCAGCACCGCAGGATCGAGGAGAAGGAGGCGATCCCGGTCAAGCTGTCCCACGTCGTCCTCAACTCCCCCGATCTGAACCGGACCCGGGAGTGGTACGAGCGCCACCTCGGCTTCGCGCTCTCCGACACGCTGTCCTCACCGCACATGGGAGAGGTCATGCACTTCATGCGGATCAGCAACCAGCACCACTCCATGGCCATCGCGCAGGGACCGCACACCGCCCTGCACCACGTCTCCTTCGAGATGCGCGGCCTGGACGAGTACATGCGCGGCTCCGGCCGCGTGATGCGGGCCGGCTTCCAGAAGGTCTGGGGCCCGGGCCGGCACATGGCGGGCGACAACACCTTCACCTACTTCCTCGACCCGCACGGCAACACCGTCGAGTACACGACGGAGTTGGAGGTCCTCGACGAGGACACCTGGCACCCGCACGTCTACGACTTCTCGAAGCCCGAGGTCACCGACCAGTGGGGCACGGCCAACCCGATGAACGAACTCATCGCCAAGGAGTCGTTCAACGACGTCGACCGCGGCGTGTTCATCGCCCCGCCGGTCTGA
- a CDS encoding FAD-dependent oxidoreductase, with product MADSLTRTATRTVLVVGAGTSGNALTVLLRRAGIAVDVVEASPDGKAAAGSGITLQGNALRVLREVGVLEGIEKDGYAAEGVAVLAPDGTVLHAHEELRTGGDDLPSHIGMQRPRLQQLLIDRVRASGAEIRLGTTATALGQDDEGVDVTFSDATSRRYDLVVGADGLHSATRAMIGITERPEPTGMGIWRAPAPRPAGVHRTEMVYGGRCFIAGYCPTGEDTVYAYLVERARDRDALRPATYADEMRALSEGYGGAWTEIRTAFTDPKAVNYTCFDRHLVEGPWHRGRVVLVGDAAHACPPTLAQGAAMSLEDVLVLAELLTSRDDWDDQLFTDYHDRRLPRVRMVVDASVQLGQWLLDGVRDADVPGLMGRTMNALKELP from the coding sequence ATGGCCGACAGCCTCACACGTACCGCCACCCGTACCGTCCTCGTCGTCGGCGCAGGCACCTCCGGAAACGCCCTGACCGTGCTGCTGCGCCGGGCGGGGATCGCCGTCGACGTCGTCGAGGCGAGCCCCGACGGGAAGGCCGCCGCCGGCTCGGGCATCACCCTTCAGGGCAACGCCCTGCGCGTACTGCGCGAGGTCGGGGTCCTCGAAGGCATCGAGAAGGACGGTTACGCCGCCGAGGGCGTCGCCGTTCTCGCCCCCGACGGCACCGTGCTGCACGCCCACGAGGAACTCCGCACCGGCGGCGACGACCTGCCCTCGCACATCGGCATGCAGCGGCCTCGGCTCCAGCAGCTCCTCATCGACCGGGTCCGCGCCTCGGGCGCCGAGATCCGCCTCGGCACCACGGCCACCGCCCTCGGACAGGACGACGAGGGCGTGGACGTGACCTTCTCGGACGCCACGAGCCGCCGCTACGACCTGGTGGTCGGCGCAGACGGGCTGCACTCCGCCACCCGCGCGATGATCGGCATCACCGAGAGACCCGAGCCCACCGGCATGGGCATCTGGCGGGCCCCCGCGCCGCGCCCCGCCGGTGTCCACCGCACCGAGATGGTCTACGGCGGCCGCTGTTTCATCGCCGGGTACTGCCCGACCGGTGAGGACACGGTCTACGCCTACCTCGTCGAGCGGGCCCGCGACCGCGATGCACTGCGCCCGGCGACGTACGCCGACGAGATGCGGGCACTCAGCGAGGGCTACGGCGGCGCATGGACGGAGATCCGCACCGCCTTCACCGACCCGAAAGCCGTCAACTACACCTGCTTCGACCGGCACTTGGTGGAGGGCCCGTGGCACCGCGGCCGGGTCGTGCTCGTCGGCGACGCCGCCCACGCCTGTCCGCCCACCCTCGCCCAGGGCGCCGCGATGTCCCTGGAGGACGTCCTCGTCCTCGCCGAACTGCTGACCAGCCGGGACGACTGGGACGACCAGCTCTTCACGGACTACCACGACCGACGGCTGCCCCGCGTACGCATGGTCGTCGATGCCTCCGTCCAGCTCGGCCAGTGGCTGCTCGACGGAGTGCGCGACGCGGACGTACCCGGGCTGATGGGCCGCACCATGAACGCGCTGAAGGAACTTCCGTGA
- a CDS encoding fumarylacetoacetate hydrolase family protein produces MATLTQPAGPFALGTFSAQDGKPFPGLLAKEQVLDLTSALDGAPSDLRAVVERWEESLPVLRILANDDSLDWRPLEDLRVHAPLEPRQIFQSGANYRQHVIDLEVAHRSPDDPRTVAEARAEVAAIMDRRAAEDLPYVFIGLPSTITGPYDDIVLPSWVEQPDWELELAAVMAKPAYRVSVEEALEYIAGYTIANDLTDRATVFRRDMKAIGTDWLRSKNAPGFTPLGPWLVPAEAVADPGDLRVTLKLNGETMQDESTKDMLFGVARLVSYISQSAQLLPGDLVLTGSPAGNGIHWGRLLQGGDVMEGSVTGLGVQRNRCVAEGS; encoded by the coding sequence ACGCTCACGCAACCTGCCGGCCCGTTCGCGCTCGGCACGTTCTCCGCTCAGGACGGGAAGCCGTTCCCGGGTCTCCTGGCCAAGGAGCAGGTGCTGGACCTGACCAGCGCCCTGGACGGGGCACCGTCCGACCTGCGTGCCGTGGTCGAGCGATGGGAGGAGAGCCTCCCCGTCCTGCGCATCCTCGCGAACGACGACTCGCTCGACTGGCGCCCGCTGGAGGACCTGCGCGTGCACGCCCCGCTCGAGCCCCGCCAGATCTTCCAGTCCGGCGCGAACTACCGGCAGCACGTGATCGACCTGGAGGTCGCCCACCGCTCCCCCGACGACCCCCGCACGGTCGCGGAGGCCCGGGCCGAGGTCGCCGCGATCATGGACCGCCGGGCCGCCGAGGACCTGCCGTACGTCTTCATCGGACTGCCCAGCACCATCACCGGCCCGTACGACGACATCGTCCTCCCCTCCTGGGTCGAACAGCCGGACTGGGAACTGGAGTTGGCGGCCGTCATGGCCAAACCGGCCTACCGGGTCTCCGTCGAAGAAGCTCTGGAGTACATCGCCGGGTACACCATCGCCAACGACCTCACCGACCGCGCGACGGTCTTCCGCCGGGACATGAAGGCCATCGGCACCGACTGGCTGCGCAGCAAGAACGCGCCCGGCTTCACCCCGCTCGGCCCGTGGCTGGTACCCGCCGAGGCCGTCGCGGACCCGGGCGATCTGCGGGTCACGCTGAAGCTGAACGGCGAGACCATGCAGGACGAGTCCACCAAGGACATGCTCTTCGGGGTCGCCCGGCTGGTGTCGTACATCTCCCAGTCCGCCCAACTCCTGCCCGGTGACCTGGTGTTGACCGGCAGCCCGGCGGGCAACGGCATCCACTGGGGGCGGCTGCTGCAGGGCGGCGACGTCATGGAGGGGTCCGTCACCGGTCTCGGGGTCCAGCGCAACCGGTGTGTCGCGGAGGGCTCGTGA
- a CDS encoding poly-gamma-glutamate hydrolase family protein, whose translation MADLYASYTDLAAHETEGVSYMRRSVPVTGATWSSIAIHGGGIEAGSGETARAVGAGLMAHYEFAGIKSTGNTSLHVTSTRFDEPTCQAIVASSLRCLSFHGYTGTAGVPETSLGGLDTATADRIRAALTRAGFLVIDAAQEINGSHPTNIANRTTSGVGVQLEISHALRASFFPDRDLTRAMRDTGRRTPTFDRYVTAVRSVFEDRALVAQSTIPVSR comes from the coding sequence GTGGCCGACCTGTACGCCTCGTACACCGACCTCGCCGCGCACGAGACCGAGGGCGTGTCCTACATGCGCCGCTCGGTGCCGGTGACCGGCGCGACCTGGTCCAGCATCGCCATCCACGGCGGCGGCATCGAGGCGGGTTCCGGGGAGACCGCCCGCGCGGTCGGCGCGGGCCTGATGGCGCACTACGAATTCGCCGGCATCAAGTCCACCGGCAACACGTCCTTGCACGTGACGTCGACCCGCTTCGACGAACCGACCTGCCAAGCGATCGTCGCCTCCTCGCTGCGCTGCCTGTCCTTCCACGGCTACACCGGCACAGCAGGCGTCCCCGAGACGTCCCTCGGCGGCCTCGACACCGCGACCGCCGACCGCATCCGCGCCGCCCTGACACGGGCCGGGTTCCTGGTCATCGACGCGGCCCAGGAGATCAACGGCAGCCACCCGACGAACATCGCCAATCGCACCACGAGCGGCGTCGGCGTCCAACTGGAGATCTCCCACGCCCTGCGCGCGTCGTTCTTCCCGGACAGGGACCTGACGCGCGCGATGCGGGACACCGGACGGCGCACGCCGACGTTCGACCGGTACGTCACCGCCGTGCGCTCCGTCTTCGAGGACCGCGCTCTGGTGGCGCAGAGCACCATCCCCGTGTCCCGGTGA
- a CDS encoding SDR family NAD(P)-dependent oxidoreductase, translating into MTSGLHPKRLLGKVVVVTGAAGGQGAAEAHALTREGAQVVATDVTETPGCRRLDVTSERDWAQLAAELRESYGQVHGLVNNAGITWRARIDDVRAEDMARVHAVNVTGPLLGIQHLLPLMRAGASIVNVGSSAALTAHYPVAYTASKWALRGLSRTAAMELGPRGIRVNAIHPGFIETDMTASAAPAFREANLRETPLGRTGTVDDVTPLVVFLLSDDSSFVTGAEIPVDGGLTAHGGAKSISDALRRDT; encoded by the coding sequence GTGACCTCCGGCCTGCACCCCAAGCGGCTCCTCGGCAAGGTGGTTGTCGTCACCGGGGCAGCGGGTGGCCAGGGCGCCGCGGAGGCCCACGCCCTGACCCGCGAGGGCGCCCAGGTCGTCGCCACCGATGTGACCGAGACACCCGGCTGCCGCCGACTCGACGTCACCAGCGAACGCGACTGGGCCCAACTCGCCGCCGAACTACGGGAGTCGTACGGGCAGGTGCACGGCCTGGTCAACAACGCGGGCATCACCTGGCGGGCCCGCATCGACGACGTACGCGCCGAGGACATGGCCCGCGTCCACGCGGTCAACGTCACCGGGCCGCTGCTCGGCATCCAGCACCTGCTCCCGCTCATGCGCGCCGGGGCATCGATCGTGAACGTCGGTTCATCGGCGGCGCTGACCGCCCACTACCCGGTCGCGTACACGGCCAGCAAGTGGGCGCTGCGCGGCCTGTCGAGGACCGCCGCGATGGAACTGGGGCCCCGCGGCATCCGCGTGAACGCCATCCATCCCGGCTTCATCGAAACGGATATGACCGCTTCTGCCGCGCCCGCGTTCCGCGAGGCGAACCTCCGCGAGACACCACTCGGCCGCACCGGAACCGTCGACGACGTCACCCCGCTCGTGGTGTTCCTGTTGTCCGACGACTCGTCCTTCGTCACCGGAGCCGAGATCCCGGTCGACGGCGGTCTCACCGCGCACGGCGGCGCCAAGTCGATCTCGGACGCCCTGCGCCGGGACACCTGA
- a CDS encoding cyclase family protein: MNRLDPEGAIAEAAKSYSNWGRWGEDDVLGTLNFLDEHKRREGAALVHRGVSFSLAQSFDMNGPQKGWRRRTNPVHTMLDTGADAALGNQGFPHGIGGADDVIAMPLQCSTQWDGLGHIFDHGRAWNGRAAERVVTSDGDLVTGIEHMAPYVAGRGVLLDVGHVLGTQGELPDGFAITEEHLTATAEAHGVSVGRGDIVVVRTGQLTRARREGWGDYAGGPAPGLSFTAAGWLHRTEIAAIATDTWGFEVRPNEFEHAFQPLHQVAIPNIGLLIGEMWDPDALAEDCAEDGVYEFWLTAAPLPITGAVGSPVNPVAVK; this comes from the coding sequence GTGAACCGGCTCGACCCCGAGGGCGCGATCGCCGAGGCCGCCAAGTCGTACTCGAACTGGGGCCGTTGGGGTGAGGACGACGTGCTCGGCACCCTCAACTTCCTCGACGAGCACAAGCGCCGCGAGGGAGCCGCACTCGTCCACCGGGGCGTCAGCTTCTCCCTAGCGCAGTCCTTCGACATGAACGGCCCGCAGAAGGGCTGGCGGCGCCGGACGAACCCCGTGCACACCATGCTCGACACCGGCGCCGACGCGGCGCTCGGCAACCAGGGCTTCCCGCACGGCATCGGCGGCGCCGACGACGTGATCGCGATGCCGTTGCAGTGCTCCACGCAGTGGGACGGGCTCGGGCACATCTTCGACCACGGCAGGGCGTGGAACGGACGGGCGGCCGAGCGGGTCGTCACCTCCGACGGCGACCTCGTCACCGGCATCGAGCACATGGCACCGTACGTCGCCGGGCGCGGCGTCCTGCTCGATGTGGGCCACGTCCTCGGCACTCAAGGCGAGTTGCCCGACGGTTTCGCGATCACCGAGGAGCACCTGACCGCGACCGCCGAGGCGCACGGGGTGAGCGTCGGGCGCGGTGACATCGTCGTCGTACGCACCGGACAGCTCACCCGCGCCCGGCGCGAGGGCTGGGGCGACTACGCGGGCGGCCCCGCGCCGGGCCTGTCCTTCACCGCCGCCGGGTGGCTGCACCGCACCGAGATCGCCGCGATCGCCACCGACACCTGGGGCTTCGAGGTGCGCCCGAACGAGTTCGAGCATGCCTTCCAGCCGCTGCACCAGGTCGCCATCCCCAACATCGGCCTGCTCATCGGCGAGATGTGGGACCCGGACGCCCTCGCCGAGGACTGCGCGGAGGACGGCGTGTACGAGTTCTGGCTCACCGCCGCGCCACTGCCGATCACGGGAGCCGTCGGCTCCCCGGTCAACCCGGTCGCCGTCAAGTAG